In Pseudomonas alcaliphila JAB1, a single window of DNA contains:
- a CDS encoding YgdI/YgdR family lipoprotein, producing MTKRIIPALLMAIGFTVLAGCSTPSVITLNDGREIQTVDKPKFDEESGFYEFEQLDGKRATINKDQVQTVKEL from the coding sequence ATGACCAAACGGATAATCCCCGCCCTGCTGATGGCAATCGGCTTCACTGTGCTGGCCGGCTGCTCCACGCCGTCGGTGATCACCCTGAATGACGGGCGTGAAATACAGACGGTAGACAAACCCAAGTTCGATGAAGAATCCGGCTTCTACGAATTCGAGCAACTCGACGGCAAGCGCGCCACGATCAACAAGGATCAGGTGCAGACCGTCAAGGAACTCTGA